A single Verrucomicrobiia bacterium DNA region contains:
- a CDS encoding ABC transporter permease — MSRIWAVAMVVIKELYRRKDFYVLFVLTALLTLGALSVNFFDDPKIIRYVKDICLLLIWLSTLIITIVTTARQLPAEREDRTIFPLLAKPVSRGQVIAGKFLGCWLASGLALLVFYVFFVAVTGLREPHLMWGAYVKSMVLHWMMLAMVVGLTLLGSVIFTAVSSNVTICLVAIFGILFIGEHLAKLAVKQAEPVRAITYTLFYCIPHIELFDVRRQIVNDQPLPGWLDCGLASLYAAAYAGVLLYATWLLFRRKSLST, encoded by the coding sequence ATGAGCCGCATTTGGGCCGTGGCCATGGTGGTCATCAAGGAGTTGTATCGGCGCAAGGATTTCTACGTGCTCTTTGTGCTGACGGCGTTGCTGACGCTGGGCGCGTTGTCGGTTAATTTTTTCGATGACCCGAAAATCATCCGTTACGTCAAAGACATCTGTCTGCTGTTGATCTGGCTTTCCACGTTGATCATCACCATTGTCACCACGGCGCGACAGCTCCCGGCGGAGCGGGAGGATCGCACCATCTTTCCGTTGCTGGCGAAGCCAGTATCGCGGGGGCAGGTGATTGCCGGAAAATTCCTCGGCTGCTGGCTGGCCAGCGGTCTGGCGTTGCTGGTGTTTTATGTTTTCTTTGTGGCGGTCACGGGATTGCGCGAGCCGCATTTGATGTGGGGCGCGTATGTGAAATCCATGGTCCTGCATTGGATGATGCTGGCCATGGTGGTTGGCTTGACTCTGTTAGGCTCGGTTATTTTCACGGCGGTATCTTCAAACGTCACGATCTGTCTCGTGGCCATTTTCGGCATTTTGTTTATCGGCGAGCACCTGGCGAAATTGGCGGTCAAACAGGCCGAACCCGTGCGGGCCATCACCTATACGCTCTTCTATTGTATTCCGCATATTGAACTCTTTGATGTGCGGCGACAGATCGTCAACGATCAACCGCTGCCGGGCTGGCTGGATTGTGGCCTGGCGTCGCTTTACGCGGCGGCTTACGCCGGGGTGTTGCTGTATGCCACGTGGCTGCTCTTCCGGCGCAAGAGTCTCAGCACATGA
- a CDS encoding ABC transporter ATP-binding protein gives MSVILKVENLRVEYPGGKLRQPAKVALQGLNLQVTQGEVFGFLGPNGAGKTTTMNVLLGFIPPTSGSAALFGIDVRQPIARQRIGYLPELTYYYKFLTAEELLRFYAKLFGLSRAETDLRIEKLIALVELEHAAKRPIKTYSKGMRQRVGLAQALINNPDLLILDEPTSGLDPLGRMKVREIIQRLKNEGKTVFFSSHEMGEVETVCDHVAILHQGELKATGVVADLVAQYHADNLEQVFLKIVGYQPQEVA, from the coding sequence ATGAGTGTGATTTTGAAGGTGGAAAATTTGCGGGTGGAATATCCCGGCGGGAAGTTGCGTCAGCCCGCCAAAGTTGCGCTGCAAGGACTGAATCTTCAGGTGACCCAAGGTGAAGTGTTCGGTTTCCTGGGACCAAACGGCGCGGGCAAAACCACCACGATGAACGTGTTGCTCGGGTTCATTCCCCCGACTTCGGGCAGCGCCGCGTTGTTTGGCATAGATGTGCGACAACCCATCGCCCGGCAACGCATCGGGTACCTGCCCGAGCTGACGTATTACTACAAGTTTCTGACCGCCGAAGAGTTGCTGCGCTTCTACGCCAAGTTGTTTGGTTTGTCCCGAGCGGAGACGGATTTGCGGATTGAAAAACTGATCGCCTTGGTGGAATTGGAGCACGCGGCGAAACGTCCGATCAAAACTTATTCCAAGGGGATGCGACAACGAGTGGGCCTGGCGCAGGCGTTGATCAACAATCCGGACCTGCTGATTTTGGACGAACCGACCAGTGGTCTGGATCCATTGGGACGCATGAAGGTGCGCGAAATTATTCAGCGGCTTAAAAACGAGGGCAAAACCGTTTTCTTCTCTTCACACGAGATGGGTGAAGTGGAAACGGTGTGCGATCACGTGGCGATTTTGCATCAGGGCGAATTGAAAGCCACGGGGGTGGTGGCGGATTTGGTGGCGCAGTATCACGCGGACAATTTGGAGCAGGTCTTTCTGAAAATTGTGGGCTATCAACCGCAGGAGGTCGCATGA
- the nusA gene encoding transcription termination factor NusA, producing the protein MNADILAGLEFYEREKGISRDVLVNAVEEALLSAAKKAVGPARELRVTVDSKSGSIKAWAKLFVVEKVISKHDQISQFDARRLNPDAKLGDELEVEVTPTGFGRIAAQYAKQALMQQVRRAEKAMIFSEFKDRVGDIISGSVRRFERSDVFVDLGKYEALLPNKERVPTEEYQIGERIRCYVKAVEQGPHGPEIILSRADPRFVIKLFQVEVSEISDGTIEIKGIAREAGFRTKLAVYTRDEKVDPVGACVGLRGQRVKNIVRELNNEKVDIIKWSPNIRDYVTNALAPAKLKTFEIDEANRRVKIMVSEDQLSLAIGKRGQNARLTSKLTGWQVDIEAEVVVSKGFEEKVAEAVEQLAAIEGISREQADALVHSGLTRLEDLLLADEEDLREIPQIGDQAESILNAARAESLRRTLNV; encoded by the coding sequence ATGAATGCTGACATTTTAGCAGGACTAGAATTTTACGAGCGCGAAAAAGGCATCAGCCGGGACGTGCTGGTGAACGCGGTGGAAGAAGCGTTGCTTTCGGCGGCGAAAAAAGCCGTCGGCCCGGCGCGCGAACTGCGCGTCACTGTGGATTCCAAGAGCGGTAGCATCAAGGCGTGGGCCAAATTGTTCGTCGTGGAAAAGGTGATCTCCAAGCACGACCAGATTTCGCAATTTGACGCGCGACGACTTAACCCGGACGCGAAGCTGGGGGACGAACTGGAGGTCGAGGTAACGCCAACGGGCTTCGGTCGCATTGCGGCGCAATACGCCAAGCAAGCCTTGATGCAGCAGGTGCGCCGGGCGGAGAAGGCGATGATCTTCTCCGAATTCAAGGATCGCGTGGGCGACATCATCAGCGGTTCGGTGCGGCGTTTCGAGCGCTCCGACGTTTTTGTTGACCTGGGCAAATACGAGGCGTTGCTGCCCAACAAGGAGCGCGTGCCGACCGAGGAATATCAAATTGGCGAGCGGATTCGTTGCTACGTCAAAGCCGTCGAGCAAGGCCCGCACGGCCCGGAAATCATTCTCTCCCGGGCGGACCCGCGGTTTGTCATCAAGCTGTTTCAGGTGGAGGTTTCGGAAATCAGCGATGGCACCATCGAAATTAAAGGCATTGCCCGCGAAGCCGGTTTCCGCACGAAGCTCGCGGTTTATACCCGCGATGAGAAAGTGGACCCCGTGGGCGCCTGTGTGGGCCTGCGCGGGCAGCGGGTGAAAAACATCGTGCGCGAACTGAATAACGAAAAGGTGGACATCATCAAGTGGTCGCCCAACATCCGCGACTACGTGACGAACGCCCTGGCCCCGGCCAAGTTGAAGACCTTTGAAATAGACGAAGCGAACCGGCGCGTAAAAATCATGGTGAGCGAAGACCAATTGTCGCTGGCCATCGGTAAGCGCGGTCAAAACGCCCGGCTCACCTCCAAACTCACCGGCTGGCAGGTGGATATTGAAGCGGAAGTGGTCGTGAGCAAGGGCTTCGAGGAAAAGGTGGCCGAAGCCGTTGAACAGTTGGCGGCAATCGAAGGAATCAGCCGCGAACAAGCGGACGCACTGGTTCATTCCGGTTTAACGCGGCTGGAAGATTTGTTACTGGCGGACGAGGAAGATTTGCGGGAGATCCCGCAAATTGGCGATCAGGCGGAGTCCATTTTGAACGCCGCTCGCGCCGAATCCTTGCGCCGCACCCTGAATGTTTGA
- a CDS encoding UPF0236 family protein, which produces MEVQETQWRLGRRGRLLRPFCQRARVNPRGRSRRLQRALVDFGAEESFARAAQRVREHYGLDVTATAVRQHTLAHGARISALAVTPPKRAVRTLVTQLDGSLIPIMVPPTHSEDRRCGKQLIWREARLCLARPKDSATPCYGATLGSVTLAGAMWRATAQAAGLGARTHVHGVGDGAAWILTQFQEQFGAQGDYLLDFYHVSEYLAAAATVIHPKNPERWRRRQQSRLLENKVSAVLRALTAHLEPEGVPTAPVRAAYRYLSERRAHLDYAGARTAGLEIGSGEIESGHRHVIQQRLKLAGSWWKETNAEAMLGLRVARANQLWSRYWSTPKLGLN; this is translated from the coding sequence GTGGAAGTCCAGGAGACGCAATGGCGGCTGGGCCGGCGCGGCCGGTTGTTGCGCCCCTTCTGCCAACGGGCCAGGGTGAATCCGCGCGGCCGTTCGCGGCGGTTGCAACGGGCGCTGGTGGATTTCGGGGCCGAGGAAAGTTTTGCCCGCGCCGCTCAACGCGTGCGGGAACACTACGGGCTGGACGTGACGGCCACAGCGGTGCGCCAGCACACCTTGGCGCACGGGGCGCGGATCAGCGCCTTGGCCGTCACGCCGCCCAAACGCGCGGTCCGCACGCTGGTCACGCAACTGGACGGCAGTCTGATTCCCATCATGGTGCCGCCCACCCACAGCGAAGATCGTCGCTGCGGCAAACAACTCATCTGGCGCGAAGCGCGTTTGTGTCTGGCTCGGCCCAAAGACTCGGCCACGCCCTGCTACGGCGCCACCTTGGGCAGCGTGACGCTGGCTGGCGCGATGTGGCGGGCCACGGCCCAAGCCGCCGGGCTGGGCGCACGCACGCACGTCCATGGGGTGGGCGACGGGGCGGCCTGGATTCTCACCCAGTTCCAGGAACAGTTCGGCGCGCAAGGTGATTACTTGTTGGACTTCTACCACGTGAGCGAATACCTCGCGGCGGCCGCGACGGTGATTCACCCCAAAAATCCCGAACGCTGGCGCCGCCGCCAACAAAGCCGGTTGCTGGAAAACAAGGTGTCGGCCGTGCTGCGGGCGTTGACTGCGCACCTCGAACCCGAAGGCGTGCCGACCGCGCCCGTGCGGGCGGCGTACCGCTACTTGAGCGAACGGCGGGCGCATCTGGACTATGCGGGCGCACGGACGGCGGGACTGGAGATCGGCTCCGGCGAGATTGAAAGCGGCCATCGGCATGTGATTCAACAACGGCTCAAACTGGCGGGCAGTTGGTGGAAGGAAACCAACGCCGAAGCCATGCTAGGCCTACGCGTGGCCCGCGCCAACCAACTCTGGTCGCGCTACTGGTCCACGCCAAAACTCGGCCTCAATTGA
- a CDS encoding prepilin-type N-terminal cleavage/methylation domain-containing protein, which translates to MHYRAIRSATTVAGPGWRGAAFTLIELLVVIAIIAILAAMLLPALASAKAKAQQTRCLNNLKQIGLSHNLYITESNDRIAPPNCGGESGARDSRMPAGWLYKPGAALPGVPGPNATNGPTQGLYYHTLNNWSLYMCPLHRTNLLAWRLANIKFTSYLMNGAVINGAGSFDWSAGLLGKTYQNSAFKGTDMLFWETDEKDSGNFNDGASKPSEGLTERHSTGAMFAYFDGHADYVKWKKWAQLIADPQKNSLWCYPKSANGR; encoded by the coding sequence ATGCATTACCGCGCTATTCGTAGTGCAACCACCGTTGCCGGGCCGGGCTGGCGTGGCGCTGCCTTCACCTTGATTGAACTATTGGTGGTGATTGCAATTATCGCCATCCTGGCGGCCATGCTGCTCCCGGCGTTGGCCAGCGCCAAAGCCAAAGCTCAACAAACGCGTTGTTTGAACAACCTCAAGCAAATCGGGTTGAGCCATAACCTGTATATCACCGAGTCCAACGACCGTATCGCCCCGCCCAATTGTGGTGGAGAAAGTGGGGCGCGCGATTCGAGAATGCCGGCGGGCTGGCTGTATAAACCCGGCGCCGCTTTGCCGGGAGTTCCGGGGCCGAACGCCACCAATGGTCCGACTCAGGGGCTCTATTATCATACGCTCAACAATTGGTCGCTTTACATGTGCCCGCTGCATCGGACCAACCTGCTCGCGTGGCGACTCGCCAACATTAAATTCACGAGTTACCTGATGAATGGCGCGGTGATCAATGGCGCGGGGAGTTTTGATTGGTCGGCTGGTTTGCTGGGGAAAACTTACCAGAACTCCGCGTTCAAGGGCACCGATATGCTGTTCTGGGAGACCGATGAGAAAGATAGCGGTAATTTCAACGACGGCGCCAGCAAGCCCAGCGAGGGATTAACCGAGCGCCATTCCACCGGAGCGATGTTCGCTTATTTCGACGGCCACGCTGATTATGTGAAGTGGAAAAAGTGGGCTCAATTGATCGCGGACCCGCAGAAAAACAGCCTTTGGTGCTATCCTAAATCCGCCAACGGGCGCTGA
- a CDS encoding redoxin domain-containing protein, with product MPIAVGSKAPEFSLKSKSPADVEVKLSNNLGKKNTVLLFFPLAFTGVCTSELCGVTAGLNAYKDLNADVIAISVDSPFAQLAWAQKENIGITLASDLNKETTKAYGVLFPNLLGLGDTAARAAFVIDKNGVVQYAEQTPTPHDLPNFEQVKATLAKLK from the coding sequence ATGCCAATAGCCGTGGGAAGCAAAGCTCCAGAGTTTAGCCTGAAATCCAAGTCGCCCGCCGATGTTGAAGTCAAACTCAGCAATAATTTAGGCAAGAAGAACACGGTTTTGCTGTTCTTTCCGCTGGCCTTCACCGGCGTTTGCACTTCGGAACTGTGCGGGGTGACGGCGGGATTGAACGCTTACAAGGATTTGAACGCGGACGTGATCGCGATCAGCGTGGACAGCCCGTTTGCCCAGTTGGCGTGGGCGCAGAAGGAAAACATCGGGATCACGCTGGCCAGCGATCTAAACAAGGAAACCACGAAGGCTTACGGGGTCTTGTTCCCGAATTTGCTGGGTTTGGGCGATACCGCGGCGCGCGCGGCTTTTGTCATTGATAAAAACGGCGTGGTGCAATACGCGGAGCAAACGCCGACGCCGCACGACCTGCCCAATTTCGAGCAGGTGAAAGCGACTTTGGCGAAGCTGAAATAG
- the bcp gene encoding thioredoxin-dependent thiol peroxidase, which translates to MAAALKLKLKEGDVAPDFTATTDAGKTVTLADFKGRNVILYFYPKDDTPGCTREACEFRDQFAAFKRKRAVVLGVSVDPVKAHMKFVAKYQLPFPLLADVDRKIVTDYGVWGTKTFMGRKYEGTHRVTFLIGPDGRIKKIWPQVKPAEHATEVLAAL; encoded by the coding sequence GTGGCAGCTGCATTGAAGCTCAAACTGAAGGAAGGGGATGTCGCGCCCGATTTTACCGCGACCACCGATGCCGGGAAGACCGTAACGCTGGCCGATTTCAAGGGGCGCAACGTCATTCTTTATTTTTATCCCAAGGACGATACGCCCGGTTGCACCCGAGAAGCGTGCGAATTTCGCGATCAATTCGCCGCGTTCAAGCGGAAACGCGCGGTGGTGCTGGGCGTGAGTGTGGATCCCGTCAAGGCGCACATGAAGTTCGTCGCCAAATACCAACTGCCGTTCCCGTTGCTGGCCGATGTGGATCGGAAAATCGTCACGGACTACGGGGTGTGGGGCACCAAGACGTTCATGGGACGAAAGTACGAGGGAACGCATCGCGTCACCTTTCTGATTGGGCCGGATGGACGGATCAAAAAAATCTGGCCACAGGTCAAACCCGCCGAACACGCCACCGAGGTTTTGGCCGCGCTTTAA
- a CDS encoding YfhO family protein, producing MDCTNDDRPTSAKSLLAKMREHFLSPWGLVLTIATVLFALYPGVVLGTNTFYFQDYGVFTYPVVHYIRESFWNGEVPLWNPLINCGVPFLAQWNTGVLYPLSVFYLIFPLPWSLNVFLLGHLIIAGLGMYYLAHHWTQNQLAAFVAGLAFGLNGLMLNCLLWTSNLAALAWQPWVILFVGYAWRQGGFRRLSLAALAAGIQMLSGAPEIIIFTWTIILALWLVEVARSRRGFWVGWRRLTVLVIFVSGLAAVQLLPLFELIRHSDRGMSYEYANAWPLPLWGVANFFVPQVHALQSALGTYHLADQFWTKSYYPGIGVMLLVFVGLGRVKNRYFWVLAAGGFMAMLLAFGSEGKIYDWVKQVFPFISFARYPIKFVSATVFALPLLAAFAINSFRLDKDDNGRRVLLVSGVLVVVVILASLWSASLDLREDEDWNVTLRDGLIRIGFLVGFILVGWGWLRAKKGELRKKWGLALVGLMALDFATVGLRMHPVTTTRVFGPLELNMTQRPQLGRDRAILCGGARASLIFGTMKDPVAYCVTLRGGLSLNCNLLEHIPKVDGFSSLGIKEYTEILHIINQSAVSIAKPLADFVGAGQVLFPDKLYEWQARTNVLPLVTAGQRPVFADQETTLRVLASDEFAPKQEVYLPLESQGKISVAGHADAQILEPKYAAHKITFTVETDAPTVAVIAQTFYPNWRATVDGKSVQLWRANHAFQTLAVPTGRHDVVLTYQDTNFKIGAVISGITLVGCLAGLMGFSSANRRKRCLEKICSGGL from the coding sequence ATGGACTGCACCAACGACGACCGCCCAACATCCGCCAAGAGCTTGCTCGCCAAAATGCGCGAGCACTTTTTATCTCCTTGGGGATTGGTTCTGACCATAGCCACCGTTTTATTCGCTTTGTACCCGGGAGTGGTGTTAGGCACGAATACTTTCTATTTTCAAGACTACGGGGTTTTCACGTATCCAGTAGTTCATTATATCCGAGAATCGTTTTGGAATGGAGAGGTGCCGCTTTGGAATCCGTTGATAAATTGTGGTGTGCCGTTTCTGGCACAATGGAATACCGGGGTTCTCTATCCGCTGTCCGTGTTCTATCTCATTTTTCCGCTGCCGTGGTCCTTGAATGTTTTTTTATTGGGCCACCTGATCATCGCAGGGTTGGGAATGTATTATCTGGCGCACCATTGGACGCAGAATCAATTAGCGGCTTTTGTTGCGGGGCTGGCCTTCGGGCTGAATGGATTGATGCTGAACTGTCTGCTGTGGACGAGCAATCTGGCGGCATTAGCCTGGCAGCCGTGGGTGATCTTGTTCGTCGGTTACGCTTGGCGACAAGGCGGCTTCCGCCGGTTAAGTCTCGCGGCATTGGCCGCCGGAATTCAAATGCTATCCGGTGCGCCGGAAATCATCATCTTCACCTGGACCATTATCCTGGCGCTGTGGTTGGTGGAAGTGGCGCGGAGTCGCAGGGGCTTTTGGGTGGGTTGGCGGCGCTTGACCGTGCTGGTGATTTTCGTATCTGGATTGGCGGCGGTGCAGCTATTGCCGTTGTTTGAACTGATCCGACATTCTGATCGTGGAATGTCGTACGAATATGCCAACGCCTGGCCATTGCCTTTGTGGGGAGTAGCAAACTTTTTTGTGCCCCAAGTCCATGCACTCCAATCGGCTCTAGGTACGTACCATTTGGCGGATCAGTTTTGGACGAAATCCTATTATCCCGGTATTGGTGTGATGCTGCTGGTTTTTGTGGGCCTGGGACGGGTCAAAAATCGTTACTTCTGGGTTCTGGCCGCCGGGGGATTCATGGCAATGCTCCTGGCTTTTGGAAGCGAGGGAAAAATTTATGATTGGGTGAAGCAGGTGTTTCCATTCATCAGTTTTGCCCGCTACCCGATCAAGTTTGTCTCGGCCACCGTGTTTGCATTACCCCTGCTGGCGGCATTTGCCATCAACAGTTTTCGTCTTGATAAAGATGACAATGGACGCCGGGTTCTGCTGGTGTCCGGAGTGTTGGTTGTCGTAGTAATTTTAGCGAGCTTATGGAGTGCTTCACTTGACCTTCGGGAAGATGAGGATTGGAATGTAACATTACGAGATGGTTTGATTCGGATAGGGTTTCTGGTCGGTTTCATCTTAGTCGGTTGGGGTTGGTTGCGAGCGAAGAAAGGCGAATTACGAAAGAAATGGGGATTGGCCTTGGTTGGTTTGATGGCTCTGGATTTCGCGACCGTTGGGTTACGCATGCACCCCGTAACGACCACGCGCGTATTTGGTCCGTTAGAGTTAAATATGACGCAACGCCCGCAGTTGGGAAGAGATCGAGCGATCTTATGCGGCGGGGCTAGAGCATCGTTGATTTTCGGAACGATGAAGGATCCGGTAGCGTACTGCGTGACGTTGCGAGGAGGATTAAGTCTCAACTGTAACCTGTTGGAGCATATTCCCAAAGTGGACGGGTTTTCCTCGCTTGGAATTAAAGAGTATACAGAAATTTTGCACATTATTAATCAAAGTGCTGTCAGTATAGCTAAGCCACTTGCGGATTTTGTGGGAGCCGGTCAGGTGCTGTTTCCAGATAAACTTTATGAGTGGCAGGCGCGAACCAATGTGTTGCCATTGGTCACGGCGGGCCAGCGTCCGGTCTTTGCCGATCAAGAAACCACCTTGCGGGTGTTGGCCAGTGATGAGTTTGCCCCGAAGCAGGAGGTCTATTTACCTTTGGAGTCGCAAGGGAAAATTTCTGTCGCCGGTCACGCGGACGCACAGATTTTGGAGCCGAAATATGCGGCACATAAAATCACCTTTACCGTCGAGACCGATGCGCCGACCGTGGCGGTGATCGCGCAGACGTTTTATCCCAATTGGCGCGCGACGGTGGATGGTAAGTCTGTACAGCTTTGGCGCGCGAATCATGCGTTTCAAACGTTGGCAGTTCCGACCGGACGACATGACGTGGTGCTGACCTATCAGGATACGAACTTCAAGATCGGGGCGGTTATTTCCGGGATTACTTTGGTCGGCTGTCTGGCTGGTTTGATGGGCTTTAGTTCCGCGAATCGCCGCAAACGGTGCTTGGAGAAGATCTGTAGCGGCGGTCTATGA
- a CDS encoding rhodanese-like domain-containing protein, whose translation MKKLLALFIITIGVATGFAVEFADLSVKEVKALVETKTAVIIDANGTASFKRGRVPGALNFAEIENKLPSVLPADKNTLIVAYCGHPKCLAYKEAAQAAVKLGYTNVKYMSAGIQGWKAAGEKLEKSK comes from the coding sequence ATGAAAAAATTACTGGCGCTGTTCATCATCACCATCGGGGTCGCGACTGGGTTCGCGGTCGAATTCGCCGATCTCTCGGTTAAGGAGGTCAAGGCGCTCGTTGAAACCAAGACGGCCGTGATTATTGACGCGAATGGTACGGCGTCCTTTAAACGCGGGCGCGTCCCGGGAGCTTTGAATTTCGCCGAAATTGAAAACAAACTCCCCAGCGTGCTACCGGCGGATAAGAACACATTGATCGTGGCGTACTGCGGGCATCCCAAGTGCCTGGCGTATAAAGAGGCGGCCCAGGCGGCGGTCAAATTGGGCTACACCAACGTCAAGTACATGTCGGCGGGAATTCAAGGCTGGAAAGCCGCCGGCGAAAAATTGGAAAAGTCGAAATAG